A single Haloglycomyces albus DSM 45210 DNA region contains:
- a CDS encoding copper transporter: MINFRYHLISLTAVFLALTVGLILGTAALNGPALDALSETTNNLKENNQTLRDEIKDLRAELNDDQSFAAEIAPSYLDGKLADSNVLLLTVPSADPDSVDGVKEMLEYSGAGSAGHIDLYDKFFEQGSSEQLADLADRTAPETLEVPVVYNGVEAMSSVLAGVATSRHDGEDIDIESGDVTTVVSGLDDLDMANVEEELTAAADAVIVIGGGAAGGSEADYHNDAVVSLVEALAADTATTYATKTSAGEGNPLLTIREEFGDDVSTVDGVVSIQGQIAAVAATVSLVSEGAAVDLGTGDDTDGLLPGNI, from the coding sequence ATGATTAATTTTCGTTACCATTTGATCTCCCTGACCGCGGTGTTTCTTGCCCTTACGGTCGGCCTCATTTTGGGGACCGCGGCGTTGAACGGTCCGGCCCTGGACGCATTGTCGGAGACGACGAACAATCTTAAAGAGAACAACCAGACCCTGCGTGACGAGATCAAAGATCTGCGCGCCGAACTGAACGACGACCAGAGTTTTGCCGCCGAAATCGCCCCCAGCTATCTGGACGGGAAACTGGCCGACTCCAACGTTCTGCTACTGACCGTGCCGAGTGCCGACCCGGATTCGGTCGACGGGGTCAAGGAAATGCTGGAATATTCGGGAGCGGGTTCAGCGGGCCACATTGACCTGTACGACAAGTTCTTCGAACAGGGTTCCAGCGAGCAGCTGGCCGATCTCGCCGACCGTACGGCTCCGGAAACCTTGGAAGTTCCCGTGGTCTACAACGGCGTGGAGGCCATGAGCTCGGTGCTGGCCGGAGTAGCGACGTCCCGTCACGACGGCGAGGACATCGACATCGAATCCGGTGACGTCACCACGGTCGTATCCGGTCTGGACGATCTGGACATGGCCAACGTTGAAGAGGAATTGACCGCCGCCGCCGACGCGGTCATCGTCATCGGTGGCGGTGCGGCCGGTGGTTCCGAGGCCGACTACCACAATGACGCGGTCGTATCGCTGGTGGAGGCGCTCGCGGCCGATACCGCGACCACCTACGCGACTAAAACCTCAGCGGGAGAAGGCAACCCATTGCTCACCATCCGTGAAGAGTTCGGGGACGATGTATCGACGGTGGACGGAGTCGTTAGCATACAGGGACAGATCGCCGCCGTTGCTGCGACCGTTTCGTTGGTCTCGGAAGGAGCCGCCGTGGACCTGGGAACGGGCGACGACACCGACGGTCTTCTTCCTGGAAACATATAG
- the recN gene encoding DNA repair protein RecN has translation MLDELRIQNLGVITEAQLPLSPGLTCVTGETGAGKTMVVAGLGLLFGGRSSRAPLSEEKIRLEGRLHVPEEDSELSSVIADNDADVDDDGTVLLARTVSSAGRSRAWLGGRSVPVGILSEVSKHTLSLHGQSDQMRLLSHLEQRQALDRYAGSEAAEALRQTESLYSALEAAQDKLQRLKTDAEKADREVTALREGLNEIETVDPQSNEEEELAAEARRLENSESLRRAAQGAYATLTGDETTEIAGAIDGAAEAARLLEAESDHDRQLESLGQRVSEANTLLSEATVDLSSYLDDLGSDPHRLEEIYERQAALKDLFRRFAPDIEGVLSWADDARRTIEEYDNSDALIAETDAEVQRLTKEMAASASHLRQLRHTAATDLADKVSAELKNLAMPHAEITAEVTPRPAGRGGCDIEVDGELASVGPDGADEVSLHLRPHPGAPPAPLDKGASGGELSRVMLALEVVFAGVSSPPVLVFDEVDAGVGGQAATSIGQCLATLAKRHQVIVVTHLPQVAAFADTHLVVSKDTSGTVTTSGVRAVADVDRARELARMLAGMPDSHLGVAHAEELLAQAFKSK, from the coding sequence GTGTTGGACGAGCTTCGAATTCAGAACCTAGGCGTAATAACAGAAGCCCAACTACCGCTATCCCCCGGGCTCACCTGCGTCACCGGTGAAACGGGCGCCGGTAAAACCATGGTCGTAGCCGGATTGGGCTTGCTCTTCGGCGGACGCTCCTCACGAGCGCCCCTGTCCGAAGAGAAAATCCGCCTCGAGGGGCGCCTCCACGTCCCCGAGGAGGACTCCGAACTCTCGTCCGTCATCGCCGACAACGATGCCGACGTCGACGACGACGGCACCGTGCTGCTCGCGCGCACCGTCTCCTCGGCGGGACGCTCACGCGCATGGCTCGGCGGACGATCCGTACCGGTCGGAATCCTGTCCGAAGTGTCCAAGCACACCCTGAGTCTCCACGGTCAATCCGACCAAATGCGTTTGCTTTCCCACCTTGAACAACGCCAAGCACTCGATCGCTACGCAGGCAGCGAGGCCGCAGAGGCCCTGCGACAAACCGAATCCCTGTACTCCGCTCTCGAAGCGGCGCAAGATAAACTCCAACGACTCAAAACCGACGCCGAAAAAGCCGACCGTGAAGTCACCGCCCTACGCGAGGGCCTCAACGAAATCGAAACGGTCGACCCGCAATCCAATGAGGAAGAAGAACTCGCCGCCGAAGCACGACGCCTGGAAAACTCCGAGAGCCTACGGCGAGCCGCACAAGGCGCCTACGCCACCCTCACCGGCGACGAAACCACCGAAATCGCCGGAGCCATAGACGGAGCGGCAGAAGCCGCCCGACTCCTCGAAGCGGAATCGGACCACGACCGGCAACTGGAAAGCCTCGGACAGCGCGTATCCGAAGCGAACACCCTACTCTCCGAAGCCACCGTGGACCTATCGTCCTACCTCGACGATCTCGGAAGCGACCCGCACCGGCTGGAAGAGATCTACGAACGCCAAGCGGCACTCAAAGACCTGTTTCGTCGCTTCGCCCCCGACATAGAGGGCGTCCTCTCCTGGGCAGACGACGCCCGTCGCACAATCGAGGAATACGACAACTCCGACGCGCTCATCGCCGAAACCGACGCCGAAGTACAGCGCCTGACCAAAGAAATGGCCGCGTCCGCGTCGCACCTGCGCCAACTCCGTCACACGGCCGCCACCGACCTGGCGGACAAAGTCAGTGCCGAACTGAAAAACCTCGCCATGCCCCACGCCGAAATCACCGCCGAGGTCACGCCCCGACCGGCCGGACGAGGCGGCTGCGACATCGAAGTCGACGGCGAACTCGCTTCAGTCGGCCCCGACGGAGCCGACGAAGTGAGCCTCCACCTACGGCCCCACCCCGGCGCTCCGCCGGCACCCTTGGACAAAGGAGCCTCCGGCGGTGAACTCTCCCGAGTCATGCTGGCACTGGAAGTCGTATTCGCCGGCGTGTCCAGCCCACCCGTGCTCGTCTTCGACGAAGTCGACGCCGGAGTCGGAGGCCAAGCAGCCACCTCGATCGGACAATGCCTGGCGACCCTCGCCAAACGACACCAAGTCATCGTGGTGACGCACCTCCCGCAGGTCGCCGCGTTCGCCGACACTCACCTCGTGGTGAGCAAAGATACGTCGGGAACGGTCACCACCTCCGGAGTACGAGCCGTGGCCGATGTGGACCGCGCTCGCGAGCTGGCACGCATGCTGGCGGGCATGCCCGACTCCCACCTGGGTGTCGCCCACGCAGAAGAGCTCCTCGCCCAAGCCTTTAAGAGTAAGTGA
- a CDS encoding cation:proton antiporter regulatory subunit: protein MDVERTELPGIGVRFEMETKRGVRMGVVAHREGRRDLVVYDPDDPDTTLECIVLDSDEASSIGELLGGARIVEKLNRLHHEIDNLVSRKLTVAGNSPYAGKTLGDTKARTRTGASVVAVIHDDVVSTQPAPTTVLNPGDRLVTIGTDESVNAVDRILHGSK from the coding sequence GTGGACGTGGAACGTACCGAACTGCCCGGAATCGGTGTGCGGTTTGAGATGGAAACCAAGCGCGGAGTGCGGATGGGCGTGGTCGCCCATCGTGAGGGCCGTCGCGACCTGGTCGTCTATGACCCCGACGATCCCGATACCACATTGGAATGCATTGTGCTCGACTCTGATGAGGCCTCGTCCATCGGAGAACTCCTTGGGGGCGCTCGAATCGTGGAGAAACTCAATCGGCTCCATCACGAGATCGACAATCTGGTCTCGCGGAAACTGACCGTGGCGGGTAACAGTCCGTACGCGGGGAAGACCTTGGGCGACACCAAGGCTCGCACGCGAACTGGTGCCTCCGTGGTTGCGGTCATTCACGACGACGTCGTCAGTACTCAACCGGCACCCACCACCGTTCTGAATCCGGGGGACCGTCTGGTCACCATCGGAACGGACGAGTCGGTCAACGCGGTGGACCGCATACTTCACGGTTCGAAGTAG
- the murJ gene encoding murein biosynthesis integral membrane protein MurJ, whose protein sequence is MTEQSQRGDAVTPPYDDTPVQGTEDSVGKSASVIGAITIASRLAGFGRMLVFAWAVGIIGIGTAYQSANAIPNLIFELVAGGALAALVVPLLSGPIAKHGRDTVNRITGALLTWSLTILIPLGVIVALAARQLVNLVAESEEINDTILSIGADMLVMFAPQIPLYGVAVILTGVLQAHRRFAWPALAPLLSSITMMLVYVAYAILTGRTATPDSVGQVPILVLGLGTTLGVVVLAGCLFIPLRGLNLSLRPTWRMDAHIAAGLKALAIAGAITLGAQQICQVVLIKLANLAGDGPVVIFTLSQNFFLLPWAVLAVPLATAAYPALSEAHALDNPQRYNEVTAKTGRAIMILSGLGVSALAGLALPIATVLTTIAPGEVSDATRSFTLTLTGLSFGLIGYSLFAIYSRAMYAAGHPIRAAMATAVGWAGAIIAAIALSAVMSDADRTLALALGWSTGMTIIGIALITVLVKTSGSEALRDMPRAALTTVCASLLAITASQLVLNAWGEPENIESSLLKGLIGGVIILIVYGLTAVAFDPRDLKAALRRRTDKSPNDDPPTESNHKE, encoded by the coding sequence ATGACCGAACAATCGCAGCGGGGTGACGCTGTTACGCCTCCATACGACGACACACCGGTCCAAGGCACCGAAGATTCCGTCGGAAAGTCAGCGTCAGTCATCGGGGCCATCACCATCGCCTCACGACTCGCCGGGTTCGGTCGCATGTTGGTGTTCGCTTGGGCGGTGGGCATCATCGGGATCGGCACGGCCTATCAAAGCGCCAACGCTATTCCGAACCTCATCTTCGAACTCGTGGCGGGAGGGGCCCTGGCCGCTTTGGTGGTGCCGTTGCTGTCGGGGCCGATCGCCAAACACGGCCGCGACACCGTCAACCGCATTACCGGAGCACTGCTGACGTGGTCGCTGACGATCTTGATTCCGCTGGGAGTTATCGTCGCCTTGGCGGCGCGTCAACTGGTCAACCTCGTCGCCGAGAGCGAGGAAATCAACGACACCATCCTGTCGATCGGGGCCGACATGCTGGTCATGTTCGCGCCGCAAATACCTCTCTACGGTGTCGCCGTCATCCTCACCGGTGTGCTGCAAGCCCATCGTCGCTTCGCCTGGCCCGCCCTCGCTCCGCTGCTGTCAAGCATCACCATGATGCTCGTTTACGTCGCCTATGCGATCCTGACCGGGCGGACGGCCACTCCCGACTCCGTCGGGCAAGTTCCTATCCTGGTGCTCGGACTGGGAACCACTCTCGGAGTCGTCGTTCTCGCCGGATGTCTGTTCATTCCACTGCGCGGCTTGAATCTCAGCCTACGCCCCACCTGGCGCATGGACGCCCACATCGCCGCGGGTCTGAAAGCGCTGGCCATCGCGGGAGCGATTACCCTAGGGGCGCAGCAGATCTGCCAGGTCGTGCTCATTAAACTAGCCAACCTGGCCGGGGACGGCCCGGTCGTCATCTTCACCTTGAGTCAGAACTTCTTTCTCCTGCCCTGGGCGGTGCTGGCCGTTCCGCTGGCCACCGCTGCCTACCCCGCGTTGAGTGAGGCCCACGCACTCGACAATCCTCAGCGCTACAACGAAGTAACCGCTAAAACCGGCCGGGCCATCATGATTCTGTCGGGACTCGGAGTGTCCGCCTTGGCGGGCCTCGCCCTCCCCATCGCCACCGTCCTCACCACCATCGCGCCCGGAGAGGTATCCGACGCGACCCGTTCGTTCACCCTCACCCTCACCGGACTGTCGTTCGGGCTCATCGGCTATTCCCTGTTCGCCATCTATTCGCGCGCCATGTACGCCGCCGGTCACCCGATACGGGCCGCCATGGCCACCGCGGTCGGCTGGGCCGGCGCGATCATCGCCGCGATCGCATTGTCAGCGGTCATGTCCGACGCCGACCGGACTCTAGCGCTCGCGCTCGGATGGTCGACCGGAATGACGATCATTGGGATCGCACTGATCACCGTGTTGGTGAAGACCTCCGGCAGCGAGGCTCTCCGCGATATGCCGCGTGCGGCGCTGACCACCGTGTGCGCCAGTCTACTTGCTATTACCGCATCGCAACTGGTTCTGAACGCGTGGGGAGAACCCGAAAACATCGAAAGCTCCCTCCTCAAAGGATTGATAGGGGGAGTGATTATCCTAATCGTCTACGGACTCACCGCAGTCGCCTTCGATCCGCGTGACTTGAAGGCGGCGCTGCGGCGGAGGACCGATAAATCCCCCAACGATGACCCACCCACCGAATCCAACCACAAGGAGTGA
- the steA gene encoding putative cytokinetic ring protein SteA — MRVPSLRKSSRNGDGEGSAERLTGPARLDRRTKRLSGRLEPVDIAVIDHVDVDRVAADALVATGVKAVVNASKSISGRYPNLGPQVLVDSGIVLIDDVGDEIFDRVRDGKRIGLEDNKIYLGDEVIAEGLRQTSDSIRHDMDTAREGLSVQLEAFAANTMEYLKRERELLLDGVGVPDVRTKFNGRHCLIVIRGYNYKEDIDVLRPYIREFKPVLIGVDGGADALLEAGYTPDMIVGDMDSVSDDALRCGAEVVVHAYADGRAPGMERTDKLGVPATPFPAAATSEDIAMLLADEKGSELIVAVGTHVTLVEFLDKGRGGMASTFLTRLRVGGKLVDAKGVSRLYRQNVSFSALLLLIVSALAAMATAVAISTVGRSFLDVLADWWDGLIFQIQRLL; from the coding sequence ATGCGTGTACCTAGTTTGCGAAAGTCGTCCCGTAACGGCGACGGAGAAGGATCTGCCGAACGGCTCACCGGGCCGGCCCGGCTGGATCGGCGGACCAAACGTCTCAGCGGCCGCCTTGAGCCGGTTGACATAGCCGTCATCGACCACGTTGACGTGGATCGTGTCGCGGCCGACGCCTTGGTTGCCACTGGTGTGAAAGCGGTCGTGAACGCCTCGAAATCGATTTCGGGACGATACCCCAACTTGGGGCCGCAGGTCCTGGTGGACAGTGGAATCGTTCTGATCGACGATGTGGGCGATGAAATCTTCGACCGCGTTCGCGACGGGAAGCGTATTGGCCTTGAAGACAACAAGATATATCTCGGAGACGAGGTAATCGCTGAAGGGCTACGCCAAACCTCCGATAGTATTCGCCACGACATGGATACCGCTCGAGAAGGACTTTCGGTACAGCTGGAAGCCTTCGCGGCCAATACCATGGAGTACCTCAAGCGGGAGCGCGAACTGCTCCTGGACGGCGTTGGAGTTCCCGACGTTCGTACCAAGTTCAACGGGCGTCACTGCCTGATCGTGATTCGCGGTTACAACTACAAAGAGGACATCGACGTCCTGCGCCCGTACATCCGTGAGTTCAAACCCGTACTCATCGGGGTTGATGGAGGTGCCGACGCTCTCCTGGAGGCCGGATACACCCCCGACATGATCGTGGGTGATATGGACTCGGTATCGGACGACGCCTTGCGGTGTGGTGCCGAAGTCGTAGTACACGCATACGCCGACGGGCGAGCTCCGGGTATGGAACGCACCGATAAGTTGGGCGTCCCCGCCACGCCGTTCCCCGCCGCGGCGACAAGTGAAGACATCGCCATGCTTCTGGCCGACGAGAAAGGCTCCGAACTCATCGTGGCGGTCGGAACCCACGTCACCCTGGTTGAGTTCCTGGACAAGGGCCGTGGCGGAATGGCTTCCACCTTTCTCACCCGGCTGAGAGTCGGGGGTAAACTGGTCGATGCCAAAGGAGTCAGTCGGCTGTATCGGCAGAACGTTTCGTTTTCCGCGTTGTTGCTCTTGATCGTGTCCGCGTTGGCGGCAATGGCCACGGCCGTGGCGATTTCGACAGTGGGACGTTCGTTCCTTGACGTACTCGCCGATTGGTGGGACGGCCTTATTTTCCAGATCCAGAGGTTGCTGTAG
- a CDS encoding cation:proton antiporter, with product MDHLVELLLELGLLTVGLGVLGAIAGRFSISAIPLYLLAGLAFGEGGIYELHSSAEFIEIGAEIGVILLLFVLGLEYSPPELMSTMRTSWKSAIVDVVSNAGPGVAVALLMGWGPVAAMVLGGVTYVSSSGIIAKMLSDLNWLGNRETPTVLAILVAEDLIMALYLPILTTVLAGVAFSQAAWGLGFAALAISVAFIIASRGGQWLGHWLDSPSDEVLLLKVLGIILVVSGLAEQIHVSAAVGAFFVGMALSGEVSQTTERVVEPLKYLFAAFFFVNFGLQTDPSQLPPVLLIAFALAIVSMATKFGTGWWAAKQSKLGFSAKLRAGLVLLPRGEFSIVIAGLAVSAGVVPELAPLAAAYVLIMAAAGPLLVRLADPIAKRRIKRLRAARRQARQDSAVV from the coding sequence ATGGACCATCTTGTCGAGCTGCTACTGGAACTTGGGCTTCTTACCGTCGGTCTGGGCGTATTGGGAGCGATCGCCGGACGATTCAGTATTTCCGCCATTCCCCTGTATCTCCTCGCCGGATTGGCGTTCGGCGAAGGTGGTATCTATGAACTGCACTCTTCGGCGGAATTCATTGAGATCGGCGCGGAAATCGGCGTCATTCTGCTGCTGTTCGTACTCGGATTGGAGTATTCGCCGCCGGAATTGATGTCGACCATGCGGACGTCGTGGAAGTCCGCGATCGTCGACGTGGTGTCCAACGCGGGTCCAGGTGTGGCGGTGGCCCTGCTGATGGGGTGGGGTCCGGTCGCGGCGATGGTGTTGGGCGGGGTCACGTACGTGTCGTCGTCGGGAATCATCGCCAAGATGCTGTCGGATCTCAATTGGCTGGGTAACCGAGAGACCCCTACCGTCCTTGCCATTCTGGTGGCCGAGGATCTCATCATGGCGCTCTATTTGCCCATTTTGACCACGGTTCTGGCCGGGGTGGCGTTCAGCCAGGCCGCCTGGGGGCTGGGCTTCGCCGCTTTGGCGATTTCGGTGGCGTTCATCATCGCCAGTCGCGGTGGTCAATGGTTGGGACACTGGCTCGATTCGCCCTCCGATGAAGTTCTGCTTCTCAAAGTGTTGGGGATCATTCTCGTGGTGTCCGGATTGGCCGAACAGATCCACGTTTCGGCGGCCGTCGGGGCGTTCTTCGTGGGCATGGCGCTTTCCGGGGAGGTCTCCCAGACGACCGAACGGGTGGTGGAACCGCTGAAATACTTGTTCGCCGCCTTCTTCTTCGTCAACTTCGGTCTGCAGACCGATCCGTCTCAGTTGCCCCCGGTCCTGTTGATCGCCTTCGCATTGGCGATCGTGTCCATGGCGACCAAGTTCGGGACCGGTTGGTGGGCCGCGAAACAGTCGAAACTGGGATTCAGCGCTAAGCTGCGTGCCGGTCTCGTGTTGCTTCCGCGCGGTGAGTTCAGCATCGTCATCGCGGGCCTGGCCGTCAGTGCGGGAGTGGTTCCGGAACTGGCCCCCTTGGCGGCCGCGTATGTACTGATCATGGCGGCCGCTGGACCGCTCTTGGTCCGCTTGGCCGACCCCATTGCCAAACGTCGTATAAAGAGACTACGAGCGGCGCGACGTCAGGCTCGTCAGGATTCGGCCGTCGTGTGA
- a CDS encoding M20/M25/M40 family metallo-hydrolase: MHDNVNVEDEVVGIARDLIRINTTNTGHHETSQGEREAADYVVDKLGEVGVETQIYESLPGRTNVVARLEGVDRSRPALLLHGHLDVVPAEADEWSVDPFAGEIKDGYLWGRGAVDMKDFDAMLIALIRHWKRNDIVPPRDLVFVFTADEEAGSIHGAWHLVREHPEIFNGVSEAVGEVGGFSMQINDDLRAYTVQTAEKGLDWMRLKAVGKPGHGSMVPDDNAVVRLARAVANVGEHRFPVEVTPAVQDFFDSIADHIGMRFDPEKPDEALAKIGPLARIVGATLRNTANPTRLDAGYKTNVIPSTAESVVDCRSLPGRSKELEETIRALIGEGIDIEYEVREPGVETTFDGPLVEAMAESIGHHDPGAITIPYMLSGGTDGKAFNSLGIRCFGFAPLQLPADLDFGALFHGIDERVPVDALQFGVQVMDRFVRRS, from the coding sequence ATGCATGACAATGTCAACGTTGAGGACGAGGTCGTCGGTATCGCCCGCGATCTTATTCGGATCAATACCACCAATACCGGTCATCACGAGACGTCCCAAGGCGAGCGGGAAGCGGCCGATTACGTCGTGGACAAGCTCGGAGAGGTCGGTGTAGAGACTCAGATATACGAATCCCTGCCGGGGCGTACGAATGTGGTCGCGCGCCTGGAGGGAGTGGATCGTTCGCGACCGGCTCTACTTCTGCACGGGCACCTGGATGTGGTTCCTGCCGAAGCCGATGAGTGGAGTGTGGATCCGTTCGCCGGTGAGATCAAAGACGGCTACCTCTGGGGCCGCGGTGCGGTCGATATGAAGGACTTCGACGCGATGCTCATAGCGCTGATCCGGCACTGGAAGCGCAATGACATCGTTCCCCCACGGGACCTGGTATTCGTTTTCACCGCCGACGAGGAGGCCGGTTCGATCCATGGGGCCTGGCACCTGGTGCGGGAGCATCCGGAGATCTTTAACGGTGTCAGCGAGGCGGTAGGAGAGGTCGGTGGCTTCTCCATGCAGATCAACGACGACCTCCGCGCCTACACGGTGCAGACGGCGGAGAAAGGCCTCGACTGGATGCGTCTGAAGGCCGTGGGTAAGCCCGGCCACGGGTCGATGGTTCCCGACGACAATGCCGTGGTGCGCCTGGCGCGCGCGGTGGCGAACGTGGGGGAGCACCGGTTCCCCGTTGAGGTGACCCCGGCGGTGCAGGACTTCTTCGACTCGATCGCCGACCACATCGGGATGCGGTTCGACCCCGAGAAACCCGATGAGGCCCTGGCGAAGATCGGTCCCCTGGCTCGCATCGTGGGTGCGACGCTGCGCAATACGGCGAATCCGACGCGCTTGGACGCGGGGTACAAGACCAATGTGATTCCCTCGACCGCTGAGTCGGTGGTGGACTGTCGTTCGTTGCCGGGCCGCTCCAAGGAATTGGAGGAGACGATTCGCGCTCTCATCGGGGAGGGAATCGACATCGAATACGAAGTCCGAGAACCGGGGGTGGAGACTACCTTTGACGGTCCTCTGGTGGAGGCGATGGCCGAATCAATCGGTCACCACGACCCTGGGGCCATCACCATTCCCTACATGCTGTCGGGAGGAACCGACGGCAAGGCGTTCAATTCCCTGGGAATTCGCTGCTTCGGCTTCGCGCCCTTGCAACTGCCCGCCGACCTGGACTTCGGTGCCCTCTTCCACGGTATCGACGAACGCGTGCCGGTCGATGCACTTCAGTTCGGGGTTCAGGTGATGGATCGCTTCGTGCGACGCTCCTAG
- a CDS encoding TetR/AcrR family transcriptional regulator → MASRSSKPTSKDQRLGERDWVEAANDILVEENVRGIKLDRLCRKLGVTKGSFYWHFKKRAELLTALLADWRKRMTLNTINQLTSQSNRRRLANLLKRPRHPKATRAAAIEVSIRDWARRDPMAAEALTEVDTIRLEFFKKIFIDEGFAPEQAHQRAYLAYCLMMGDSVINKSLPDHIDQEQFTELAMTILFQNEQRQ, encoded by the coding sequence ATGGCCTCACGCTCGTCAAAACCCACGTCCAAGGATCAGCGGCTCGGCGAACGGGACTGGGTCGAGGCGGCCAACGACATTCTGGTCGAGGAGAACGTTCGAGGCATCAAACTCGATCGCCTCTGTCGCAAACTCGGGGTGACGAAGGGAAGTTTTTACTGGCATTTCAAAAAACGTGCCGAACTGTTGACCGCCCTCTTGGCCGATTGGCGAAAGCGCATGACGCTCAACACCATCAATCAGCTCACCTCGCAGAGCAATCGCCGACGACTGGCCAATCTACTCAAACGGCCGCGGCACCCCAAGGCCACACGTGCTGCGGCCATTGAAGTGTCGATACGAGACTGGGCGCGCCGTGACCCGATGGCCGCCGAAGCACTGACCGAGGTCGACACCATTCGGCTGGAGTTCTTCAAAAAGATCTTCATCGACGAAGGATTCGCGCCCGAGCAGGCCCATCAACGCGCGTACCTGGCCTATTGCCTCATGATGGGAGACAGCGTCATCAACAAGTCCCTCCCCGATCACATCGACCAGGAGCAGTTCACCGAGCTGGCGATGACAATCCTGTTCCAGAACGAACAGAGACAATAG
- a CDS encoding NADPH-dependent FMN reductase, which yields MPTPVSVAVIPGSLRKGAFSTSVLQAALNRFDADIDATWIGQLDELPALNEDTEDTPGEKVTALREAVAAADAVLIATPEYNGMVPGHLKTAVDWVSRPYADGVIKGKPAAAFGTSPSPYGGQWAAEGLHRAYQVAGAEIVGEPVAVPQADAAVGADGQLADGPAGALDSLLEQLVTAVRER from the coding sequence ATGCCAACTCCCGTTTCCGTCGCCGTTATCCCCGGGTCGCTGCGCAAAGGCGCCTTCTCCACCTCGGTACTTCAGGCGGCGCTCAACCGTTTCGACGCTGACATCGACGCGACCTGGATCGGTCAACTCGATGAACTGCCGGCACTCAACGAGGACACCGAAGACACTCCGGGGGAAAAGGTCACCGCCCTGCGCGAGGCCGTCGCCGCCGCCGACGCGGTCCTGATCGCCACACCGGAATACAACGGTATGGTTCCCGGGCACCTCAAGACCGCGGTGGATTGGGTCTCGCGCCCGTACGCCGACGGAGTCATCAAGGGAAAACCGGCCGCCGCATTCGGAACCAGCCCTTCTCCGTATGGAGGCCAGTGGGCCGCCGAAGGTCTCCATCGCGCCTACCAGGTTGCGGGGGCCGAGATCGTCGGTGAACCCGTTGCCGTGCCGCAAGCCGATGCCGCCGTCGGTGCCGACGGGCAGCTGGCCGACGGGCCGGCGGGTGCGCTCGACTCGCTCCTGGAGCAGCTCGTCACCGCCGTGCGCGAGCGCTGA
- a CDS encoding glycosyltransferase family 4 protein, whose product MNRRIALVLGPSTGGIGMHVASIAKGLLAKGDAVTVIGPPEVDDTFGFRALGARFLPVPMSAKPSPALGTALTAAHRALHGINERGYDLIHAHGLTAGIVALANRPSGAAFVTTWHNQLLTEGVKRTLSNVIEARLARRVDVALAASSDLQQHLIEIGARDARLAPVAAPPRRDTGDAAAINAELRLDGRPLILSVGRLHEQKDYDTLVAAAERWRTLDPSPVVAIAGSGDRREHLEQLIESTGADVRLLGHRTDIADLLAAADLALVTSRWEARQLFAQEAMQAGVPLVATRTGGIPELVGDSAELFSVGDVDGLDKIVTTLLNDSGKRERLAESGRELAASWPTENDTIDALDALYRELTGR is encoded by the coding sequence GTGAACCGTCGAATCGCACTCGTTCTAGGACCCTCCACAGGGGGCATTGGGATGCACGTCGCCTCCATCGCAAAGGGCCTACTTGCCAAGGGAGACGCCGTCACCGTCATCGGTCCTCCCGAAGTCGACGACACCTTCGGCTTCCGCGCTCTGGGAGCACGATTTCTACCCGTACCCATGAGCGCCAAACCGTCACCCGCCCTGGGAACTGCCCTCACGGCCGCCCACCGTGCTCTCCACGGCATCAATGAACGCGGCTACGACCTGATTCACGCACACGGTCTCACCGCCGGTATCGTGGCGCTCGCCAATCGACCGTCCGGGGCCGCCTTCGTCACCACTTGGCACAATCAACTTCTGACCGAGGGAGTCAAGCGGACCTTGTCCAACGTCATCGAGGCTCGGCTGGCCCGCCGGGTGGACGTCGCTCTTGCCGCCTCGAGTGACCTGCAGCAACACCTCATTGAGATCGGCGCCCGCGACGCCCGCCTCGCCCCGGTGGCAGCGCCGCCACGGCGCGACACCGGCGATGCCGCGGCCATCAACGCGGAACTTCGATTGGACGGTCGTCCACTGATTCTGTCGGTGGGACGGTTGCACGAGCAAAAGGACTACGACACTCTCGTCGCGGCCGCCGAGCGGTGGCGCACACTCGATCCCAGTCCGGTGGTCGCCATCGCGGGATCAGGCGATCGGCGGGAACACCTGGAACAACTCATTGAGTCCACCGGTGCCGACGTGCGACTCCTGGGACACCGCACCGATATCGCCGACCTCTTGGCGGCTGCCGACCTCGCCCTCGTCACCAGCCGTTGGGAAGCACGCCAACTGTTCGCCCAGGAAGCCATGCAAGCCGGAGTGCCGCTCGTGGCGACCAGAACCGGTGGTATTCCGGAACTCGTGGGCGACAGCGCCGAACTGTTCAGCGTCGGCGACGTCGACGGGCTCGACAAGATCGTCACCACGCTGCTCAACGATTCGGGAAAACGCGAGCGCCTTGCGGAGTCCGGACGTGAACTCGCCGCCTCCTGGCCGACGGAAAACGACACCATCGACGCGCTCGATGCTCTCTACCGCGAACTAACGGGAAGATAG